The Lentisphaera araneosa HTCC2155 genome includes the window GCGCTAACGAAATACGAGCTACAGGACTTAATCGTGAAACTTCACGCCGAGCATAAACTCACCACACTCATGGTCACACATGATGTCGATGAAGCTCTCTATTTATCAGATCGCGTTATTATGATGACCAATGGTCCAAAGGCAACTCTTGGGGATATTTTGATTAATGACCTGCCTCGACCTAGAGATCGTCAGACATTACTTAACCATCCAAATTATTACCCCTACCGCGAGCACTTAATTTCGTTCTTAGAAGAACAAGAGGAATTAAAGAAAAAGCACGCATAAAACAATCTCCCGGGCTGCCTTAGTTTTCGCCTGCAAACTTCCACTGAGGTGGCCCGGGGACTTCTTATCCATAAACTTTAAGTAAGAAATATCTATCAGATGAAAGAAAAAATGATTATCATTGGCTTTGGCATGGTTGCCAAGCACTTCTGTGACCAGTTCATCAAACTGGGTCTCATGAATAAATATGACTTAATCATTTTCAGTAAAGAAAAGCATTTAGCTTACGACCGCGTCCAACTCACCACCTATGCGAGAAACAAAGATTTCAAAAGCATCCAACTCAGTGATGAGAAATGGTTTAAGGATAATGGCATTGAGCTACACCTAGGCGAAGGCATTGCTCAAATTGAAGCTAAAAGCAAAATCGTTAAGTCTGAATCGGGCCAAATGTATCCCTATGACGAACTCATTTTTGCCACTGGATCCTCTGCTTTTGTCCCTCCCATCCCTGGCGTAGAAAAAGAAGGCGTCTTTACTTACAGAACGATTGAAGACGTTGACGCCATTCGCAGTTTTTCAGAAAACAAAAAATGTGCCGTGGTGATTGGCGGCGGTTTACTCGGCATCGAAGCCGCCGATTTCCTCAAAGCTCAAGGCTTAGAAACTCACATCGTTGAGATGGCCGACTTCTTGATGCCGCGTCAATTAACTCCCGACGCTTCCGAGCGTTTAAAAGATACGATTAGCGACAAGGGCTTCACTGTACACACAGGTGTTTCCAGTAAAGAAATATCCGGCGGAAAAACTGGCCTAAAATTACACTTTAAAAATGGAGATAGCATAGACTGCGATTTAATCGTGGTTTCTGCAGGTATTCGCCCCAATCACCAAGTTGCGGAACAAGCAAAAATTGACGTTTCACTTGGTGGGGGCATCATTTGTGATGATCACTTAAATACTTCTGAACCCAGTATTTATGCTATGGGTGAATGTGTTCGTCACAATAATAAAATCTACGGGCTCGTCGCCCCTGGATATAAAATGGCCGAAGTCCTAGCTGCAAATTTCTCTGGTCAAGAACAAGCCTTTGAAGGAGCCGATACTTCCACACGACTGAAACTCTTAGGAGAAAACGTCGTCAGTCTCGGTGCCGCACTTCAACCCTTCAAGTCTCTTGTTTATCAAGATGAGACAAGTTACCGCATGCTGAACTTCGACAAAAAACACTTAGTCGGTGCCATCGGCATTGGTGAATGGTCTGATTTAGGTCGTATTCAAAGTGCTATTGAGAACCGCATGTTGGTTACTGATGAAGAAATCGAGAGCTTCCTGGAAACGGGTAGCTTTTGGAACATAAGTGACTCCGTGGAAAAATGGCCTGACGAGACCATTATCTGCAACTGTCTCAAAGTGAGCAAAGGCGAAATCGTCCAATGCTTCAAGACTTGCAATAATGATATTGCCACACTCAAAAAAGAAACGGGTGCCTGTACGGCTTGCGGATCTTGCGAGGGGCTCATTGCTCAACTTGCGGGTAAAGAAGTTGAACTCCGCAACAAACCTAACCGTGGTTTACTGATTGCTTCTTGTCTCTGCCTTATCACCCTAGCCGTCCTCTATTTCTCTCCCGTTTACTGGAATATCAACTCCTACGATTCAAGTTCCTATAAACTCACTCAGACTTTGCGCTCGGGTTTATGGAGACAAATCACTGGCTTCACTATTTTGGGTCTCAGTTTATTTGCCGCCGCGATCAGCCTTAGAAAACGTTTTAAATTCTTCCGTTTTGGCAACTACAATTGGTGGCGTGTTTCTCATGGCGTCTTCGCACTCATGAGCCTGGTCATCCTCATGGCTCACACAGGATTTAACTCAGGAAAAAATATTAACGCCTACTTATTTTGGACTTTTACCACCATGAACCTTTTTGGAGTCATTACCGGTTTCACCACGAGTTTTGAATTCTATGGCACAAACAAAGTCGCGGCCTTTTGCCGTCGCTGGCGTCGTCAAATCACCTTTATTCACTTTCTCGTCTTCTGGCCGATTCCCGTACTCATTACTTTTCACATTCTACAAGCTTACTTCTTCTCATTATGAAAATATTCATTCCCATATTCGCCTGGCTTACTCTCAGTACTATAGCCTCAATTTTCCTTGGAAATGAGTTGCTCAACGAGGAGCTCAAGCCCAATTTCCTCCCTAATGACACAAGCCATGGTCATTACCAAATCGAATTAAAATGCGATGCTTGCCACACG containing:
- a CDS encoding FAD-dependent oxidoreductase, whose translation is MKEKMIIIGFGMVAKHFCDQFIKLGLMNKYDLIIFSKEKHLAYDRVQLTTYARNKDFKSIQLSDEKWFKDNGIELHLGEGIAQIEAKSKIVKSESGQMYPYDELIFATGSSAFVPPIPGVEKEGVFTYRTIEDVDAIRSFSENKKCAVVIGGGLLGIEAADFLKAQGLETHIVEMADFLMPRQLTPDASERLKDTISDKGFTVHTGVSSKEISGGKTGLKLHFKNGDSIDCDLIVVSAGIRPNHQVAEQAKIDVSLGGGIICDDHLNTSEPSIYAMGECVRHNNKIYGLVAPGYKMAEVLAANFSGQEQAFEGADTSTRLKLLGENVVSLGAALQPFKSLVYQDETSYRMLNFDKKHLVGAIGIGEWSDLGRIQSAIENRMLVTDEEIESFLETGSFWNISDSVEKWPDETIICNCLKVSKGEIVQCFKTCNNDIATLKKETGACTACGSCEGLIAQLAGKEVELRNKPNRGLLIASCLCLITLAVLYFSPVYWNINSYDSSSYKLTQTLRSGLWRQITGFTILGLSLFAAAISLRKRFKFFRFGNYNWWRVSHGVFALMSLVILMAHTGFNSGKNINAYLFWTFTTMNLFGVITGFTTSFEFYGTNKVAAFCRRWRRQITFIHFLVFWPIPVLITFHILQAYFFSL